In Dyadobacter subterraneus, a single genomic region encodes these proteins:
- a CDS encoding amino acid permease produces the protein MEKNTSLFRKKTVEQILKDAHANENGGLTKILGVRDLVSLGIAAIVGAGIFSTIGLASYNGGPAVSLLFVFTAIACVFTALSYAQFASTVPVSGSAYTYAYVAFGELFAWIIGWALILEYAVSNMVVAISWSKYFVSMLEGFGIVIPGYLTIDPGSAADAFQKLQSTGMESLSAAEKLGALAYQTAPTIGGFHLILDLPAGLITALVTSLVYIGIKESRTASNIMVILKISVVLLVIFAGAFYVKPENWTPFAPNGVKGVLSGVAAVFFAFIGFDSISTTAEECRDPQRDMPKAMIYCLMICTVLYVLITLVLTGMVNYKELNVSDPLAFVFQSIGLDFMAGLISVSSVIAITSALLVYQLGQPRIWMTMSRDGLLWKKFSKIHPKFHTPSFATVVTGLVVGIPALFFKMDFFVDLTSVGTFFAFILVCSGVLYLDHSGISKQSKFRVPYLNGKFLVGFGLLAAILGLAFYGQDIVAEWKGLTVSEIFEHKFLTVIFWITWIILSVLSFKHNFSILPVAGILTNLYLMTELGASNWLIFVIWLAIGLVIYFSYGYKKSKLAGNVE, from the coding sequence ATGGAAAAAAATACTTCACTATTTCGTAAAAAAACAGTTGAACAGATCTTAAAAGATGCTCATGCGAATGAAAATGGTGGATTAACCAAAATACTCGGCGTCAGGGATTTGGTATCGTTAGGTATTGCAGCCATTGTTGGTGCCGGAATTTTCAGTACCATCGGTTTGGCGAGTTATAACGGAGGTCCTGCGGTATCTCTCTTGTTTGTTTTTACCGCCATTGCATGCGTTTTCACTGCGTTGTCGTATGCACAATTTGCCAGTACAGTTCCGGTTTCAGGAAGTGCATATACCTACGCTTATGTCGCTTTTGGAGAACTTTTCGCCTGGATTATTGGCTGGGCTCTAATTCTTGAATATGCCGTTTCCAATATGGTAGTGGCCATTTCCTGGTCAAAATATTTTGTAAGTATGCTCGAAGGTTTCGGAATTGTTATTCCCGGATACCTTACAATAGATCCCGGTTCGGCAGCGGATGCATTTCAAAAATTGCAAAGTACAGGCATGGAATCACTTTCTGCTGCTGAGAAGTTAGGTGCGCTTGCTTATCAAACCGCACCGACTATTGGTGGTTTTCATCTCATTCTTGATCTGCCGGCCGGACTTATTACGGCTTTGGTAACCAGTCTGGTTTACATCGGGATAAAAGAATCCCGGACAGCCAGCAACATTATGGTTATTCTCAAAATCAGCGTGGTATTGCTGGTGATCTTTGCAGGAGCTTTTTATGTGAAACCGGAAAACTGGACACCGTTTGCGCCCAATGGAGTTAAAGGTGTTTTAAGTGGCGTGGCTGCCGTGTTTTTTGCATTTATCGGTTTTGACTCCATTTCTACCACCGCAGAAGAATGCCGGGATCCGCAGCGTGATATGCCCAAGGCAATGATTTATTGTTTAATGATCTGTACCGTTTTATATGTTTTGATCACGTTGGTTTTGACGGGAATGGTCAATTATAAAGAATTAAATGTCAGTGATCCGCTTGCATTCGTATTCCAAAGTATAGGGCTGGATTTTATGGCTGGCCTAATTTCGGTTAGTTCGGTTATCGCCATTACCAGTGCGCTGTTGGTATATCAGCTCGGTCAGCCGAGAATCTGGATGACGATGAGTCGTGATGGTTTGTTATGGAAAAAATTCTCTAAAATCCATCCAAAATTTCATACGCCTTCTTTTGCAACTGTCGTAACCGGATTGGTGGTAGGTATTCCCGCACTGTTTTTTAAGATGGATTTCTTTGTGGATTTAACCAGTGTCGGTACTTTTTTTGCTTTTATTCTGGTTTGCAGCGGCGTACTCTATCTGGATCATTCCGGGATTTCAAAACAATCGAAATTCAGAGTTCCTTACCTTAATGGCAAGTTTTTGGTTGGTTTTGGATTGTTGGCAGCAATTTTGGGACTTGCCTTTTACGGCCAGGATATTGTGGCAGAATGGAAAGGATTGACAGTGAGTGAAATTTTCGAACACAAATTCCTGACTGTCATTTTCTGGATAACCTGGATCATCCTTTCAGTACTTAGCTTTAAGCATAATTTCTCCATCCTTCCGGTTGCCGGAATTCTTACAAATCTTTATTTGATGACTGAACTTGGCGCGTCCAACTGGCTGATTTTCGTAATCTGGCTGGCGATCGGACTTGTTATTTATTTCAGTTACGGATATAAAAAGAGCAAGCTGGCAGGGAATGTTGAATGA
- a CDS encoding VOC family protein, translating to MALINPHINFNGNAEEAFNFYKSVFGGEFATIVRFKEMSSPEHPIAESEENKIMHIALPIGQNVLMGNDVPEFMGRVDENENRSKISISAESREEADKLFNGLSAGGSVEVPIDDSPWGSYFAMFRDKYGIEWMVDFDPKYQGKV from the coding sequence ATGGCACTCATCAATCCGCACATCAACTTCAACGGCAATGCCGAAGAAGCATTCAATTTTTACAAATCCGTATTTGGCGGAGAGTTCGCAACGATTGTCCGTTTCAAGGAAATGTCAAGTCCTGAACATCCGATTGCGGAAAGTGAAGAAAACAAGATCATGCACATCGCGCTGCCAATCGGGCAAAACGTCCTAATGGGCAATGACGTTCCGGAGTTTATGGGACGAGTTGATGAAAATGAAAACAGGTCAAAAATATCCATCAGCGCAGAAAGCCGTGAAGAGGCCGACAAATTATTCAATGGACTTTCAGCAGGCGGAAGTGTTGAAGTACCGATCGATGATAGCCCCTGGGGGTCTTATTTTGCCATGTTCAGAGACAAATACGGCATTGAATGGATGGTGGATTTTGACCCAAAGTACCAGGGGAAAGTATAA
- a CDS encoding SDR family oxidoreductase, protein MKTVLITGANKSIGFESARQLLQLGYFVYIGSRDQQKGELAVGQLKAEGHENVESIVIDVDNGDSIKAARQTLGSKIESLDVLINNAGISGGFPQTAADADINIFRQVFETNFFGAIETTQAFLDMLKKSSEPRIVNVTSGLGSLTLHNDPNWKYYQVKGAVYTASKAALNAYTIVLAYELRDTAFKVNVVDPGYTATDFNHHNGPGTVEDAAARLVKAATLSADGPTSQFFSDDNNPETGVSPW, encoded by the coding sequence ATGAAAACCGTATTGATCACAGGTGCTAATAAAAGTATTGGCTTTGAATCCGCCCGACAGTTGCTGCAATTGGGCTATTTTGTATACATTGGAAGTCGCGATCAGCAGAAAGGCGAGCTGGCTGTTGGACAGCTAAAAGCAGAAGGACATGAAAATGTTGAGTCTATTGTTATTGATGTCGATAATGGTGACTCTATCAAAGCTGCACGCCAAACACTCGGCAGTAAAATTGAATCGCTTGATGTGCTGATCAACAATGCAGGCATCAGCGGAGGTTTTCCGCAAACAGCTGCTGACGCAGATATCAATATTTTTCGCCAGGTTTTTGAGACCAACTTTTTCGGAGCTATTGAAACAACCCAGGCATTTCTTGACATGTTAAAAAAATCATCAGAGCCACGGATTGTCAATGTAACGTCAGGCTTGGGCTCTTTAACACTGCATAATGATCCAAACTGGAAATATTATCAGGTTAAAGGCGCAGTTTATACCGCTTCAAAAGCAGCATTGAATGCCTACACAATCGTGCTCGCCTACGAGCTGCGCGATACAGCTTTCAAAGTAAACGTTGTTGATCCGGGATACACCGCCACAGATTTCAATCATCACAATGGTCCCGGAACTGTCGAAGACGCGGCGGCCAGATTGGTAAAAGCTGCCACATTATCAGCCGACGGACCTACAAGCCAGTTTTTCAGCGACGACAATAATCCGGAAACGGGTGTGAGTCCCTGGTAA
- a CDS encoding helix-turn-helix domain-containing protein, with protein MNTIKSDQEVPVFSLEHDPVLPGKLFSMKHFEGVRPHQSELLVPHRKDYYLFVFARRGGARFWLDMTSHETRDNTLYFMGPNRVVVKEEPKCMWGTALAFDKEFLALHDNVSLARLPIVLNVQNASELQLSEANVAFVEDMLAKMQKEFDEPGEWQQKMITASLTLLLTYLSRVYNEQYESFTPSNDKSLLKKYQAAIEVNFREIHQVSEYAALLYVSPGHLRDVIKTQSGKPAIAHIQERMVLEARRMLFHTEYSLKEIGFDLGFSDASYFSRFFKRETGLTPAEYRALTREMYQ; from the coding sequence ATGAATACAATCAAAAGCGATCAGGAAGTACCTGTTTTTTCACTGGAACATGATCCGGTTCTGCCCGGTAAATTGTTCAGTATGAAACATTTTGAAGGTGTGCGGCCGCACCAGTCGGAGCTGCTTGTTCCGCATAGAAAAGATTATTATCTGTTTGTATTTGCCCGTCGTGGTGGTGCCCGTTTCTGGCTCGATATGACTTCACATGAAACCAGAGACAACACATTATATTTTATGGGGCCCAACCGGGTGGTTGTGAAAGAAGAACCAAAATGTATGTGGGGCACTGCACTGGCATTCGATAAAGAATTCCTTGCACTGCACGACAATGTTTCACTGGCCCGGTTGCCAATCGTTCTTAATGTGCAAAATGCCAGCGAATTGCAGTTATCGGAGGCTAACGTCGCTTTCGTTGAGGATATGCTGGCAAAAATGCAGAAGGAATTCGATGAACCTGGTGAGTGGCAGCAAAAAATGATAACCGCTTCCCTGACGCTGCTGCTGACGTATCTGAGCCGGGTTTATAACGAGCAGTACGAAAGTTTCACGCCTTCAAATGACAAATCCTTGCTGAAAAAATATCAAGCAGCCATTGAAGTAAACTTCCGGGAAATACATCAGGTAAGCGAATATGCAGCTTTGCTTTACGTTTCTCCGGGCCATTTGAGGGATGTGATCAAAACCCAGAGTGGTAAACCTGCCATCGCACACATTCAGGAACGCATGGTACTTGAAGCGAGGCGTATGCTGTTTCACACAGAATATTCTCTAAAAGAAATCGGTTTTGATCTGGGTTTTTCGGACGCTTCGTATTTCAGCCGTTTTTTCAAAAGGGAAACAGGACTGACACCGGCGGAGTATAGGGCACTTACCAGAGAAATGTATCAGTGA
- the eat gene encoding ethanolamine permease, translated as MSTDQVVALKKVLKPIHLWAIAVGLVISGEYFGWNYGWGVSGTIGFLIATLLVTIMYVTFIFSFTELTTSIPQAGGPFSYAHRAFGWWGGLIAGYATLIEFLITPPAIAFALGSYAHFLYPDITVLETAFACYVIFIAINMFGIKESALFSLIVTLLAVGELLLYVGIVAPHFSYETFVTDPMPFGWQGVFAALPFAIWFYLAIEGVAMVAEEVEDPKRTISRGYIYGILTLVILALAVMIFTGGVTNWKFLSTIDYPLPAALGIVLGRDSSWTQLFASLGLFGLIASFHGTIIGFSRQIFALARSGYLPSFLGQVNSKFQTPHWALLTGGIIGCVALSLGTTDQVIIIAALGAVVMYIISMAALFALRKKEPHLERPFVVPAYPYFPALALLLSAICLIAIVYYNLVLSLWFFGGLIIVVGIFVASGKHKILN; from the coding sequence ATGTCCACAGATCAGGTTGTTGCACTTAAAAAAGTTTTAAAACCCATACATCTTTGGGCAATCGCAGTTGGACTTGTTATTTCCGGAGAATATTTTGGCTGGAATTATGGTTGGGGAGTTTCAGGAACAATCGGTTTTTTAATAGCTACGCTGCTGGTTACGATCATGTATGTAACCTTTATTTTCAGCTTCACAGAACTTACAACATCAATTCCACAAGCGGGAGGTCCTTTTTCTTATGCACACCGCGCCTTTGGCTGGTGGGGCGGTTTGATAGCCGGATATGCGACATTGATTGAATTTTTGATTACGCCGCCTGCCATCGCTTTTGCTTTGGGCAGTTACGCACATTTTTTATACCCTGATATTACAGTCCTTGAAACCGCTTTTGCCTGTTATGTTATTTTCATCGCCATTAACATGTTCGGAATCAAGGAATCAGCACTATTTTCGCTAATTGTAACACTGCTCGCTGTTGGAGAATTGCTTTTGTATGTTGGCATTGTCGCACCTCATTTTTCCTACGAAACATTTGTCACCGACCCAATGCCGTTTGGTTGGCAGGGCGTATTTGCTGCGCTTCCTTTTGCAATCTGGTTTTATCTGGCAATCGAAGGTGTAGCGATGGTTGCGGAAGAAGTTGAAGATCCGAAAAGAACCATTTCAAGAGGCTACATTTATGGAATTCTTACACTGGTAATTCTGGCGTTGGCTGTAATGATTTTCACCGGTGGCGTGACGAATTGGAAATTTTTAAGTACCATAGATTATCCTCTTCCGGCTGCGTTGGGCATTGTTTTGGGAAGAGACAGCAGCTGGACACAATTGTTTGCCAGTTTAGGTTTATTTGGTTTGATCGCCTCCTTTCATGGAACGATCATCGGGTTTTCAAGACAGATTTTTGCTTTGGCAAGAAGTGGTTATTTACCTTCTTTTTTAGGCCAGGTTAATTCAAAATTCCAGACTCCACACTGGGCACTTCTTACCGGTGGAATAATCGGATGTGTTGCTTTGAGCCTTGGTACTACGGATCAGGTAATTATCATTGCAGCGCTGGGAGCAGTTGTGATGTACATAATCAGTATGGCTGCCTTGTTTGCACTGAGAAAAAAAGAACCTCATCTGGAACGTCCATTTGTTGTTCCTGCATATCCCTATTTCCCGGCACTGGCTCTCCTTTTATCTGCCATTTGCCTGATCGCAATTGTTTATTACAATCTTGTTTTGAGTCTGTGGTTTTTTGGCGGACTGATAATAGTTGTTGGAATCTTTGTCGCTTCCGGAAAACATAAAATTTTGAATTGA
- a CDS encoding dihydrofolate reductase family protein, producing MRKIKIMEHVSLDGIIEQGEGYAYDNWTAPYRSPAGLEAVMESHGSAFDLLLGRVTYDIWAAYWPYAGNTPIANGINAATKYIATHRPESLEWGPVEELGTDIVEGVRKIKAADGPDIILWGSSTLTSILLDQGLIDEVVLITYPVLLGKGKRFFSDIVYARELAFVSSKVTTTGVLINTYKHVGALKV from the coding sequence ATGAGAAAGATCAAGATTATGGAACATGTTTCGCTGGATGGGATCATCGAGCAGGGAGAAGGATATGCATATGATAACTGGACAGCACCATACAGAAGTCCGGCAGGTTTGGAAGCCGTTATGGAGTCACATGGCAGCGCTTTTGACTTATTGCTTGGCCGCGTTACCTATGATATCTGGGCGGCTTACTGGCCTTATGCAGGCAATACCCCGATAGCAAACGGAATTAATGCTGCAACTAAATATATTGCTACCCACCGCCCGGAAAGTCTGGAATGGGGACCGGTTGAAGAACTGGGAACGGATATCGTTGAAGGTGTTCGCAAAATTAAGGCTGCGGATGGTCCTGATATTATCCTCTGGGGAAGTTCAACACTGACATCTATATTGCTGGATCAGGGATTGATTGACGAAGTTGTGCTAATTACATATCCGGTTTTGCTGGGTAAGGGCAAACGCTTTTTTTCAGACATTGTTTATGCGCGCGAACTTGCTTTCGTAAGCAGCAAGGTTACTACCACGGGCGTGCTCATAAATACTTACAAACATGTTGGTGCGCTTAAAGTTTAA
- a CDS encoding alkaline phosphatase, with translation MKCALSSTLIFSFFLQSAWAQNILSYTTAQAHSHNDNRQLKPFLEASNQQFGSVETDLMLKNGILYSVNNVEDTTPERTFEKLYLKPITAQLEKNGGQIYSQKDVPFQFLIDIKTKAVETLDALVKELEKHPEITSPNSNIRIVVSGNIPVPELFFQYPAYISFDGNPDITYTAQQLERIALISQSFSKYTSWNGEGSLPKNDKKLISKVVQKTHGLNKKIRFWDTPDNINTWKTMMSLQVDYLDTGKVIQMGDYLRTAPRK, from the coding sequence ATGAAATGTGCTCTGAGTTCTACGCTGATTTTTTCCTTTTTTTTACAAAGTGCCTGGGCACAAAATATTTTGTCATATACTACGGCGCAGGCACATTCGCACAATGACAACCGCCAGCTTAAACCTTTTCTGGAAGCTTCCAATCAGCAGTTTGGCTCTGTTGAAACAGATTTGATGCTGAAAAACGGAATTTTGTATTCTGTCAATAATGTTGAAGATACCACACCGGAAAGAACTTTTGAAAAGCTTTATCTTAAACCCATTACAGCGCAGCTGGAAAAAAACGGCGGACAGATCTATTCACAAAAAGATGTACCATTCCAGTTCCTGATTGATATAAAAACCAAAGCCGTTGAAACCCTTGATGCGCTGGTAAAAGAACTGGAAAAACATCCGGAAATAACTTCACCAAACAGCAATATTAGAATTGTTGTCAGTGGAAATATTCCGGTACCCGAATTATTCTTTCAGTATCCCGCATATATTTCTTTTGACGGCAATCCTGATATTACCTACACAGCTCAGCAACTGGAACGGATTGCACTGATAAGCCAGTCGTTTTCCAAATATACCAGTTGGAACGGTGAAGGATCTTTACCAAAAAATGATAAAAAACTGATTTCCAAGGTTGTTCAAAAAACACATGGTTTAAATAAAAAAATTCGATTTTGGGACACACCCGACAATATCAATACCTGGAAAACCATGATGAGCCTTCAGGTTGATTATCTCGATACAGGAAAAGTGATACAAATGGGCGACTATCTGCGTACTGCGCCACGTAAGTAA
- a CDS encoding SDR family NAD(P)-dependent oxidoreductase, which yields MAYQNEISDAGSLSTPAASNKVWFITGASRGFGRVWADAALKRGDKVAATARSLDSIADLKEKYGANVLTLELDVTKNEQVESAVAEAHAHFGRLDIVLNNAGYSLVGTIEEASAEEVQALYNTNVFGPLAVIKAALPLLRKQGGGHILGTSSNLGQVVLPVIGYYCSSKWAFEAIHESLAAEVKPFGIKVTIIEPGAYATEFGSQESLKFANGMDIYQDFKTEFIGSIRDQERGNPEATPEAIFRIVDSENPPLRFFLGSHNLTWVRKAYAERMAVWEEWESVSNAAQGTSV from the coding sequence ATGGCATATCAAAATGAAATTTCAGATGCAGGTTCTTTGTCAACTCCTGCCGCATCAAATAAAGTTTGGTTCATTACAGGAGCATCCCGTGGTTTTGGCCGGGTTTGGGCCGATGCCGCGCTTAAACGTGGTGATAAAGTTGCAGCAACAGCACGTTCACTGGACAGTATTGCCGATCTCAAAGAAAAATACGGCGCAAATGTATTGACCCTGGAACTTGATGTTACTAAAAATGAACAAGTAGAATCAGCCGTTGCAGAAGCGCACGCACACTTCGGAAGACTGGATATCGTACTGAACAATGCAGGTTATTCCCTTGTAGGTACGATCGAGGAAGCCAGTGCAGAAGAAGTTCAGGCGCTGTATAATACAAACGTTTTTGGACCGCTTGCCGTTATCAAGGCAGCATTACCTCTGCTTAGGAAACAAGGAGGCGGCCATATTCTTGGTACTTCCAGTAACCTGGGACAGGTGGTGCTACCGGTAATCGGTTACTATTGTTCTTCCAAATGGGCTTTTGAAGCAATTCATGAAAGTCTTGCTGCGGAGGTCAAACCATTTGGAATCAAAGTGACGATTATTGAACCTGGCGCGTATGCAACGGAATTCGGCAGTCAGGAATCTTTAAAATTTGCAAACGGAATGGATATTTACCAGGATTTCAAGACGGAGTTTATAGGAAGTATCAGAGACCAGGAAAGAGGAAATCCGGAGGCCACCCCTGAGGCCATTTTCAGGATTGTAGATTCCGAAAATCCTCCATTGCGCTTTTTTCTGGGCAGTCACAATTTAACCTGGGTACGCAAAGCCTACGCTGAGCGCATGGCAGTTTGGGAAGAGTGGGAATCTGTCTCCAATGCAGCTCAGGGAACATCGGTATAG